From Cellulophaga lytica DSM 7489, a single genomic window includes:
- the rbfA gene encoding 30S ribosome-binding factor RbfA: METQRQKKIGGVIQKDIADILQRAVIDGGLRGTLISVSKVVVTTDLSIAKVYISIFPHKNADELLEGIKSNQPLIKHELAQRTKNQLRRVPELLFFIDDSLEYIDGIEKSLKGEDNPIENPDLLERRKKS; this comes from the coding sequence ATGGAAACTCAAAGACAGAAAAAAATAGGAGGCGTAATACAAAAAGATATCGCAGATATCTTACAACGCGCAGTGATTGATGGTGGTTTGCGTGGTACACTTATATCTGTTTCTAAGGTGGTTGTTACTACAGATTTATCTATAGCTAAAGTATATATTAGTATTTTTCCGCATAAAAATGCAGATGAGCTTTTAGAAGGTATAAAATCTAACCAACCATTAATAAAGCATGAGCTTGCTCAACGTACCAAAAACCAATTGCGTCGTGTACCAGAATTGTTATTTTTTATAGACGATTCTTTAGAGTACATAGACGGTATTGAAAAATCTTTAAAGGGAGAGGATAACCCTATAGAAAATCCAGATTTACTAGAACGCAGAAAAAAATCTTAA
- a CDS encoding ABC transporter permease: MNFPLYIAKRYVRSKSSQNAVNIINFITFLVIVIGSAALFIVLSGFAGLKTYSLSFSESFDPDLKASPLTGKFISVLPEQETKLQNIDGVLSFSKELEEKVYFLHNEKSHIGYIKGVDSNYNKVTSVDSTLYFGEWLLDSQRGVVGIGIANLLGLTVNNYRSPLQILVPKPKKGAVNQGGFNKTPYNQHNVVVSGMYNVAEDLDKKYLFTSLPVVQKLLEKDSLQISAINFKVDGTKNINSIKKEIAAVFNQNVVLKDRQEQNSTLHRMLNTENLATYLIFTLVLIIALFNVVGAIIMMILDKKENSKTLYYLGATIKELRKIYFVQGTLVTSIGGLVGVFIGSLLIWSQLAFGWLKINAFLAYPVEYKILNVVIVLATIIVLGLISAKIASSRISKKLITQ, encoded by the coding sequence TTGAATTTTCCGCTATACATCGCTAAGCGTTATGTACGTTCTAAAAGCAGTCAAAACGCTGTAAACATTATCAATTTTATTACATTTTTAGTAATTGTTATTGGTTCTGCAGCGCTTTTTATTGTATTATCTGGCTTTGCCGGATTAAAAACATATAGCCTTAGTTTTAGTGAAAGTTTTGACCCAGATTTAAAAGCTTCTCCGTTAACCGGAAAATTTATATCGGTTTTACCAGAACAAGAAACCAAATTACAAAATATAGACGGTGTACTTTCTTTTTCTAAAGAACTAGAAGAAAAGGTATACTTTTTACATAATGAAAAAAGTCATATTGGCTATATTAAAGGTGTAGATAGTAACTACAATAAAGTTACAAGCGTAGATAGTACCTTGTACTTTGGCGAGTGGTTACTAGATAGCCAAAGAGGTGTAGTAGGTATTGGTATTGCAAATTTACTAGGGCTAACGGTTAACAATTACAGGAGTCCTTTGCAAATATTAGTACCCAAACCAAAAAAAGGTGCGGTTAACCAAGGCGGATTTAATAAAACACCCTACAACCAGCACAATGTTGTAGTTAGTGGTATGTATAACGTAGCAGAGGACTTAGATAAAAAATACCTTTTTACAAGTTTACCTGTAGTTCAAAAATTACTAGAGAAAGACAGTTTACAGATTTCTGCTATAAATTTTAAGGTTGATGGAACTAAAAATATTAACAGTATCAAAAAAGAAATTGCTGCTGTTTTTAACCAAAATGTAGTTTTAAAAGATAGGCAAGAGCAAAATAGCACGTTACACCGTATGCTAAACACAGAAAACTTGGCTACATACCTAATTTTTACATTAGTGCTTATAATTGCCTTATTTAATGTTGTAGGCGCTATTATTATGATGATTTTAGATAAAAAAGAAAACTCTAAAACATTATACTACCTAGGAGCTACTATTAAGGAGTTGCGCAAAATTTATTTTGTACAAGGCACACTTGTTACCAGTATTGGTGGTTTGGTTGGTGTTTTTATTGGATCATTACTAATATGGTCTCAACTAGCTTTTGGTTGGCTAAAAATAAACGCTTTTTTAGCTTACCCTGTAGAGTACAAAATACTAAATGTTGTAATTGTACTAGCTACTATTATTGTACTAGGATTAATATCTGCTAAAATTGCAAGTAGCAGAATTAGCAAAAAATTAATTACACAATAA
- a CDS encoding LytR/AlgR family response regulator transcription factor — MKILILEDEIPAFQKLVSFVKDYFNDEVGYDWARSNAEGKLFLESNAYDIILSDIQLLDGVSFDLYNEVNIDAPIIFCSAHDEYLFQAFNTNGIAYILKPYTQLDFKKALEKYQALFNKGDYNSLSTKHLQTLKLRYKKNITTIKQDL; from the coding sequence ATGAAAATTTTAATTTTAGAAGATGAAATACCAGCTTTTCAAAAATTAGTTTCTTTTGTTAAAGACTATTTTAATGATGAGGTTGGGTATGACTGGGCAAGGTCTAATGCAGAAGGTAAACTTTTTTTAGAGAGTAATGCATATGATATTATTTTGTCTGACATTCAGCTTTTAGATGGTGTATCTTTTGATCTCTATAATGAGGTTAATATAGATGCCCCAATTATATTTTGCTCTGCGCATGACGAGTATCTTTTTCAGGCATTTAATACAAATGGTATTGCTTATATTTTAAAACCATACACGCAGTTAGATTTTAAAAAGGCGCTAGAAAAATACCAAGCATTATTTAATAAAGGAGACTATAACTCGCTATCTACCAAACACTTACAAACCTTAAAATTGCGTTACAAGAAGAACATAACAACTATAAAACAAGATTTGTAA
- the lepA gene encoding translation elongation factor 4: MKNIRNFCIIAHIDHGKSTLADRLLDYTGSVTDREKQDQLLDSMDLERERGITIKSHAIQMDFEYKGEKFILNLIDTPGHVDFSYEVSRSIAACEGALLIVDAAQSIQAQTISNLYLALENDLEIIPVLNKVDLPSANPEEVTDDIVELLGCAPEDVIHASGKTGFGVDNILAAVIERIPAPVGNVDEPLQALVFDSVYNPFRGVETYFRVINGEIKKGQKIKFVATDKSYFADEVGTLKLNQVIKQSVKAGDVGYLITGIKDAREVKVGDTITDSANPTINPIDGFEDVKPMVFAGIYPVDTDEFEELRSSMEKLQLNDASLVFAPESSAALGFGFRCGFLGMLHMEIIQERLEREFNMTVITTVPNVSYYAFTRKDPDTPVIVNNPTDLPDPSSIDRVEEPYIKATIITKSDFVGNVMSLCIEKRGQITNQTYLTPERVELSFDMPLAEIVFDFYDRLKTVSKGYASFDYTPIGMRTSKLVRVDILLNAQPVDALSALIHADNAVHIGKKMCEKLKELIPRQQFDIPIQAAIGAKIISRETTKALRKDVTAKCYGGDISRKRKLLEKQKKGKKRMRQVGNVEVPQEAFMAVLKLND; the protein is encoded by the coding sequence ATGAAGAATATTCGAAATTTTTGCATTATTGCACACATAGATCACGGTAAAAGTACCCTAGCAGATAGACTTTTAGACTATACTGGTTCTGTAACAGATCGTGAAAAACAAGATCAACTTTTAGATAGTATGGACTTGGAGCGAGAACGTGGTATTACCATAAAATCGCACGCCATACAAATGGACTTTGAATACAAAGGAGAAAAATTTATTTTAAATTTAATAGATACTCCTGGCCACGTAGATTTTAGTTACGAGGTGTCTAGATCTATTGCTGCTTGTGAAGGTGCTTTATTAATTGTAGATGCTGCACAAAGTATACAAGCACAAACCATATCTAACTTATATCTTGCTTTAGAAAACGACTTAGAAATAATTCCGGTTCTTAATAAAGTAGATTTACCTAGTGCAAACCCTGAAGAAGTTACAGATGATATTGTAGAACTTTTAGGTTGTGCTCCAGAAGATGTTATACACGCAAGTGGTAAAACTGGTTTTGGTGTAGATAATATTTTGGCTGCTGTAATAGAACGTATTCCTGCACCAGTTGGTAATGTAGACGAACCTTTACAAGCCTTAGTTTTTGACTCTGTTTACAACCCTTTTAGAGGTGTAGAAACATATTTTAGAGTTATTAACGGTGAAATTAAAAAAGGACAAAAAATAAAATTTGTAGCTACAGATAAAAGTTACTTTGCAGATGAAGTTGGTACCTTAAAACTAAACCAAGTTATTAAACAAAGTGTAAAAGCTGGTGATGTGGGTTACTTAATTACGGGCATTAAAGATGCGCGTGAGGTTAAAGTTGGTGATACTATTACAGATTCTGCCAACCCAACTATAAACCCTATTGATGGTTTTGAGGATGTAAAACCTATGGTATTTGCTGGTATTTACCCAGTAGATACAGATGAGTTTGAAGAATTGCGTTCTTCTATGGAAAAATTGCAATTAAATGATGCCTCTTTAGTATTTGCACCAGAAAGTAGTGCTGCTCTTGGTTTTGGTTTCCGTTGTGGATTTTTAGGAATGTTACATATGGAGATTATACAAGAACGTTTGGAGCGCGAGTTTAACATGACGGTTATTACTACAGTACCTAACGTTAGTTACTACGCATTTACGCGTAAAGACCCAGATACTCCGGTTATTGTTAATAACCCTACAGATTTGCCAGACCCATCTAGCATAGACCGTGTAGAGGAACCTTACATAAAGGCAACCATAATTACAAAATCAGACTTTGTGGGTAATGTAATGTCTTTGTGTATAGAAAAACGTGGACAAATTACAAACCAAACGTATTTAACACCAGAGCGTGTAGAGCTGTCTTTTGATATGCCACTTGCTGAAATTGTTTTTGATTTTTATGATAGATTAAAAACGGTTTCTAAAGGATATGCTTCTTTTGATTATACGCCAATTGGTATGCGTACCTCTAAATTAGTACGTGTAGATATTTTATTAAATGCACAACCAGTAGATGCCTTATCTGCCTTAATACACGCAGATAATGCTGTACATATTGGTAAAAAAATGTGTGAAAAATTAAAAGAATTAATTCCAAGACAACAGTTTGATATTCCTATACAAGCGGCTATTGGAGCAAAAATTATTTCTAGAGAAACAACAAAAGCATTACGTAAAGATGTTACTGCAAAATGTTATGGTGGTGATATATCTAGAAAACGTAAACTTTTAGAAAAACAGAAAAAAGGTAAAAAACGTATGCGCCAGGTTGGTAACGTAGAGGTACCACAAGAGGCGTTTATGGCGGTATTAAAACTTAACGATTAA
- a CDS encoding sensor histidine kinase, whose amino-acid sequence MNKKINKSDILLMVVYFIVSFSLQGREYYKNDSMLREYLIDFPVDLITICGIIFLFVFWLIPKFVKEKKYVLFAFLGILILVVLTGIQNVVGFWTGDNDWSKFPKGLDFVIEMIDRGSLQTAFPFALLLTKKFYEGQNQLLKFEKQQKENELKLLRSQIDPHFLFNNLNTLDSLIDSDTQRAKEYINRLSLIYRYLIKTKDAEVMELSEEIQLAENYMFLIKTRFGNDYDFKIEKETTINDKFIPTGAIQALLENVVKHNKPSAGVSIKTVICVEENALKVSNTKSSIIPKNESFGIGIDNLKARYKLLSDKEVIIINTDKEFSVSIPVIKLIEDN is encoded by the coding sequence ATGAACAAGAAAATAAACAAATCAGATATACTACTTATGGTAGTTTATTTTATAGTTTCTTTTTCTTTGCAAGGACGAGAATATTATAAAAACGACTCTATGCTTAGGGAATATCTTATAGATTTTCCAGTAGATTTAATTACCATCTGTGGTATTATTTTCTTGTTTGTTTTTTGGCTAATACCAAAGTTTGTAAAAGAAAAAAAGTATGTGCTTTTTGCTTTCTTGGGTATACTTATCTTGGTTGTTTTAACGGGAATTCAAAATGTAGTTGGCTTCTGGACAGGAGATAATGATTGGAGTAAGTTTCCAAAGGGTTTAGATTTTGTTATAGAAATGATAGACAGAGGTAGTTTACAAACCGCTTTTCCTTTTGCATTATTGCTTACTAAAAAGTTCTATGAAGGGCAAAACCAATTGTTAAAGTTTGAAAAACAACAAAAAGAAAACGAGCTTAAACTATTACGTTCACAAATAGATCCTCATTTTTTATTTAACAACTTAAATACATTAGATTCTTTAATAGATAGTGATACTCAAAGAGCAAAAGAATACATAAATCGTTTGTCATTAATATACAGGTATTTAATAAAAACAAAAGATGCAGAAGTGATGGAGTTGTCTGAAGAAATTCAACTTGCAGAAAACTATATGTTTCTAATAAAAACGCGCTTTGGTAACGATTACGATTTTAAAATTGAAAAAGAAACAACTATAAACGATAAATTTATACCCACAGGAGCTATACAAGCTTTGTTAGAGAATGTTGTAAAGCATAACAAACCTAGTGCAGGTGTTAGTATAAAAACAGTAATTTGTGTGGAGGAAAACGCTTTAAAAGTAAGTAATACTAAATCTAGTATAATACCTAAAAACGAATCTTTTGGTATAGGTATAGATAATTTAAAAGCTCGATATAAATTACTATCTGATAAAGAGGTAATTATTATAAATACGGATAAAGAATTTTCGGTTTCTATTCCGGTAATTAAATTAATTGAAGATAATTAA
- a CDS encoding LytTR family DNA-binding domain-containing protein: protein MEASGDFCVATDAKGKRHTISINLGTIHQQLHPKKFFKINRSEIISIDYIDNIESHFKNRLLLKMVGVKDKVMTSTSSTSEFRKWLEK from the coding sequence ATAGAAGCTTCAGGAGATTTTTGTGTTGCTACAGATGCAAAAGGAAAAAGGCATACTATTTCCATTAATTTGGGAACCATACACCAGCAGTTACATCCAAAAAAGTTTTTTAAAATAAACCGAAGTGAAATAATTAGTATAGACTATATAGACAATATAGAAAGTCATTTTAAAAATCGCTTACTACTAAAAATGGTTGGTGTAAAAGATAAAGTAATGACTAGCACATCTTCCACATCAGAGTTTAGAAAGTGGCTAGAGAAGTAA
- a CDS encoding OmpA/MotB family protein, translated as MKKISLALTAVVLLGSCVSKKKYVELQQAHGETKSQLTKTAVEKEELEAKFAKIEARVADYNSKINALTEDNDAKLISADGAVISNNVKAKMRETLKNVSPEQLMGAKTLKDSMNLALSHNLKKSIGTNSLNEDEDIAIDIDDTVVMISISDKLLFNTASYNVSNKADAILQKLADVINSEPSIEVMVEGHTDSRSISTPKVTDNWDLSVLRATSIVRKLQTKYNVAPEKLIASGRSSYVPLASNDTKEDRAKNRRTRIVILPNIDKFFALMASNE; from the coding sequence ATGAAGAAAATATCATTAGCATTAACTGCGGTAGTTTTATTAGGATCATGTGTTTCAAAAAAGAAATATGTAGAATTACAACAAGCTCACGGTGAAACTAAAAGTCAATTAACCAAGACTGCAGTAGAAAAAGAAGAGTTAGAAGCTAAGTTTGCTAAAATAGAAGCAAGAGTTGCTGATTATAATTCTAAAATAAATGCATTAACTGAAGATAACGATGCAAAATTAATTTCTGCAGATGGTGCAGTTATTAGTAATAACGTTAAAGCTAAAATGCGCGAGACGTTAAAAAATGTTAGTCCAGAACAATTAATGGGTGCTAAAACACTTAAAGATTCTATGAACTTGGCATTGTCTCACAACTTAAAAAAATCTATTGGTACAAATAGCTTAAATGAAGATGAAGATATTGCAATTGATATTGATGATACAGTTGTTATGATTTCTATATCTGATAAGTTATTATTTAACACTGCTAGCTACAATGTAAGCAACAAAGCAGACGCTATTTTACAAAAATTAGCAGACGTTATTAACTCTGAGCCTAGTATAGAGGTTATGGTAGAAGGGCATACAGATTCTAGATCTATAAGCACTCCTAAAGTAACAGATAACTGGGATTTAAGTGTATTAAGAGCAACATCTATTGTACGTAAGTTACAAACTAAATATAACGTAGCTCCAGAAAAATTAATTGCATCTGGTAGAAGTAGTTATGTTCCTTTAGCGTCTAACGATACTAAAGAAGATAGAGCTAAAAATAGAAGAACACGTATTGTAATCTTACCTAACATAGATAAGTTTTTTGCACTAATGGCTTCTAACGAATAA
- the dusB gene encoding tRNA dihydrouridine synthase DusB yields the protein MPKIGDIQLPEFPLLLAPMEDVSDPPFRALCKEQGADVVYTEFISSEGLIRDAAKSVMKLDIYEKERPVGIQIFGANLDSMLRSVEIVEKSNPDIIDINFGCPVKKVVSKGAGAGILKDIDLMVKLTDAMVKHTKLPVTVKTRLGWDTDSIKIVEVAERLQDVGCAAIAIHGRTRVQMYKGNADWKPIAQVKNNQRMHIPVFGNGDVDSPEAAVKMRDEYGLDGAMIGRASIGYPWFFNEVKHFIKTGEHKAPPTMQERVEAARRHLQMAIDWKGEKLGVFETRRHYTNYFKGIPDFKQYRMKMVTSDDSVDVFAAFDEVLDKFGDHQFS from the coding sequence ATGCCAAAAATAGGAGACATACAGTTACCAGAATTTCCGTTGTTGTTAGCACCAATGGAAGATGTAAGCGACCCACCATTTAGAGCTTTGTGCAAAGAACAGGGCGCAGATGTGGTGTATACAGAGTTTATTTCATCAGAAGGTTTAATTCGTGATGCAGCTAAAAGCGTTATGAAATTAGATATTTATGAGAAAGAACGACCTGTAGGTATACAAATTTTTGGCGCAAACTTAGATTCTATGTTACGCTCTGTAGAGATTGTAGAAAAATCTAACCCAGATATTATAGATATTAACTTTGGTTGTCCTGTAAAAAAGGTAGTAAGCAAAGGTGCTGGTGCTGGTATTTTAAAAGACATAGATTTAATGGTTAAGCTTACCGATGCAATGGTAAAGCACACTAAATTACCTGTTACAGTAAAGACTCGTTTGGGTTGGGATACAGATTCTATTAAAATTGTTGAGGTTGCAGAACGTTTACAAGATGTTGGCTGTGCAGCAATAGCTATACACGGCAGAACACGTGTGCAAATGTATAAAGGTAATGCAGATTGGAAACCAATTGCTCAGGTTAAAAATAACCAACGTATGCATATTCCTGTTTTTGGTAATGGTGATGTAGACTCTCCAGAAGCTGCTGTAAAAATGAGAGATGAATATGGTTTAGATGGCGCAATGATTGGTAGAGCAAGTATTGGCTACCCTTGGTTTTTTAATGAGGTTAAACACTTTATAAAAACAGGAGAACACAAAGCACCACCAACAATGCAAGAGCGCGTAGAAGCTGCCCGTAGACATCTACAAATGGCAATAGATTGGAAAGGTGAAAAGCTAGGTGTTTTTGAAACCCGTAGGCATTATACCAACTACTTTAAAGGAATACCAGATTTTAAACAGTACCGTATGAAAATGGTAACTAGTGACGATTCTGTAGATGTTTTTGCTGCTTTTGATGAGGTTTTAGATAAGTTTGGTGATCACCAGTTTTCTTAA
- the mce gene encoding methylmalonyl-CoA epimerase: protein MQKIEHIGIAVKDLKASNILFEKLLGIPSYKEEEVASEGVKTSFFMQGPNKIELLEATKEDSPIAKFIAKKGEGVHHIAFAVDDIVAEITRLKAEGFVVLNEIPKKGADNKLVAFLHPKGTNGTLIELCQEAPTVAE from the coding sequence ATGCAAAAAATAGAACATATAGGAATAGCGGTTAAAGATTTAAAAGCATCTAATATTTTGTTTGAAAAATTGCTGGGTATACCAAGCTACAAAGAAGAAGAAGTGGCGTCTGAGGGTGTTAAAACCTCTTTTTTTATGCAAGGACCAAATAAAATAGAGTTGTTAGAGGCTACAAAAGAAGATAGCCCTATAGCAAAATTTATAGCAAAAAAAGGAGAGGGTGTACACCATATAGCCTTTGCTGTAGATGATATTGTAGCAGAAATTACACGTTTAAAAGCTGAAGGTTTTGTGGTTTTAAACGAAATACCAAAAAAAGGAGCAGATAATAAATTAGTTGCTTTTTTACACCCAAAGGGTACAAATGGCACATTAATAGAGCTTTGCCAAGAAGCACCAACTGTGGCAGAATAA
- a CDS encoding helix-turn-helix transcriptional regulator, with protein sequence MSVNKNALIRYKTIDKCLQNKYRKWTLDGLINACSDALYEYEGREINVSKRTIQLDIQMMRSNKLGYNAPIVVYDKKFYKYEDENFSITNIPLNENDMNVLSETVQMLKQFKDFSLFSELGGIIQRLEDKVYSEKTHQSSIIHLDKNEKLKGLEHLDSLYQAILKKIVLRITYQSFNAHKPSKIIFHPYILKEFNNRWFLIGKSNKSNKIVTFALDRIISIDFDTTTTYNIINFDGDNYYKDVIGVTVNNKRAERIQFWVDKKNAPYVKTKPFHKSQRIIKETDNGIIFNIFVKINFELERLILGFGDSIEVIKPKKLRDKIHSKLIAANNLYNQQE encoded by the coding sequence ATGTCCGTTAACAAAAATGCTTTAATTAGGTATAAAACAATTGATAAGTGCCTTCAAAATAAATACCGTAAATGGACATTAGATGGCTTAATTAATGCATGTTCTGATGCACTTTATGAATATGAAGGAAGAGAAATTAACGTTAGCAAACGTACTATACAATTAGATATACAAATGATGAGGAGTAATAAGCTAGGTTATAATGCTCCTATAGTTGTTTATGATAAAAAATTTTACAAATATGAAGATGAAAACTTTTCAATAACAAATATACCATTAAATGAAAATGATATGAATGTGTTATCTGAAACTGTTCAAATGCTAAAACAATTTAAAGATTTCTCTCTTTTTTCAGAACTTGGTGGAATTATACAGAGATTAGAAGATAAAGTATATTCAGAAAAAACGCATCAATCTTCAATTATTCATTTAGATAAAAATGAAAAACTAAAGGGATTAGAACATTTAGACTCTTTATACCAAGCAATTCTTAAAAAAATAGTTCTTCGAATAACATACCAATCTTTTAATGCTCACAAGCCATCTAAAATTATTTTTCACCCCTATATTTTAAAAGAGTTTAATAACAGATGGTTTTTAATTGGAAAAAGTAATAAATCAAATAAAATAGTAACATTTGCTTTAGACAGAATTATTTCTATTGATTTTGATACAACTACTACTTATAATATAATAAATTTTGATGGAGATAATTATTATAAAGATGTGATTGGAGTAACAGTTAATAACAAAAGAGCTGAACGTATACAATTTTGGGTAGATAAAAAAAATGCTCCTTACGTAAAAACCAAACCTTTTCACAAATCACAACGAATTATAAAGGAAACAGATAATGGAATTATTTTTAACATTTTTGTCAAAATAAACTTTGAATTGGAAAGACTTATTCTAGGTTTTGGAGATTCCATAGAGGTTATAAAGCCTAAAAAATTAAGGGATAAAATACATTCAAAACTAATAGCAGCAAATAACCTTTATAATCAACAAGAATAA